A region from the Pristiophorus japonicus isolate sPriJap1 chromosome 14, sPriJap1.hap1, whole genome shotgun sequence genome encodes:
- the LOC139279754 gene encoding syndecan-3-like: MSKLCVLLLCLLIPSLCDIVSTYHTSRQTQDLATLTDLEGSGSDDEDEGVYSGSGGSGYFEFDSELRFTTSVTRPVTSAPSSSPFASIQPFAFTFRSTTSAGSSTARSPTPASAALTTVATTTAVPAPATMPAATTAHPATPASTATTTTTTTTVAMPTTRTSTIAVVVPLATAAATTSVAATAKQSTTGVSIVARPASTPDPLTTQAMLESFTEGTSKTLLYIPYITENVDTSEMVQEVTINNEVEAPAAGGPSGDFEITEEGEVVNPEANNEVLAVVTQPTGRGTGMNGLPDVIDNAIDSGSSSSAAQLPQKNILERKEVLVAVVVGGVVGALFAAFLVMLLIYRMKKKDEGSYTLEEPKQASIAYQKPDKQEEFYA, translated from the exons ACGTACCATACATCCAGACAGACCCAAGACCTTGCGACGTTAACAGATCTGGAAGGATCAGGGTCAGATGATGAGGATGAAGGTGTTTACTCTGGCTCTGGAGGTTCGGGAT ACTTTGAGTTCGACAGCGAGCTGAGGTTTACCACCAGCGTGACCAGGCCAGTTACTTCTGCACCCTCCAGCTCGCCCTTTGCATCAATCCAGCCATTTGCCTTCACGTTCAGAAGTACCACCTCGGCCGGCAGCAGCACCGCCAGATCACCCACGCCCGCCTCGGCTGCCCTCACCACCGTGGCGACCACGACAGCAGTGCCGGCCCCCGCCACCATGCCAGCTGCCACCACGGCTCACCCGGCGACCCCGGCAAGCACCgcgaccaccaccaccaccaccactactgTCGCCATGCCGACTACCCGCACCAGCACCATCGCCGTCGTCGTGCCGCTAGCAACCGCGGCAGCAACCACGTCAGTGGCAGCCACAGCCAAGCAGAGTACAACCGGGGTCAGTATCGTGGCCAGGCCGGCATCCACACCAGACCCGCTGACGACTCAAGCAATGTTGGAAAGCTTCACGGAGGGCACCAGTAAAACACTCCTATATATCCCTTACATCACGGAG AACGTTGACACCAGTGAAATGGTCCAAGAGGTGACCATCAACAATGAAGTGGAGGCTCCCGCTGCAGGGGGGCCAAGTGGAGACTTCGAAATCACCGAGGAAGGAGAGGTGGTGAATCCAGAGGCAAATAACGAAGTGCTGGCTGTCGTCACACAACCAACCGGTCGGGGCACTGGGATGAACGGCCTGCCTGATGTAATAGACAATGCAATAGACTCTGGGAGCTCATCATCAGCTGCACAGTTACCCCAGAAAAACATACTGGAGAGGAAAGAGGTTTTAGTAG CGGTTGTGGTCGGGGGAGTGGTCGGAGCGCTCTTCGCTGCCTTCCTGGTTATGCTATTGATCTATCGGATGAAGAAAAAGGACGAAGGAAGCTACACGCTGGAGGAGCCAAAGCAGGCGAGCATTGCGTACCAAAAACCTGACAAACAGGAGGAGTTCTATGCATAA